The following coding sequences are from one Myxococcus guangdongensis window:
- a CDS encoding ELWxxDGT repeat protein, whose translation MKTILPPSDIGIPRYASSPDDFVNFKGQLHFAVNYEDGKRALWRSNGTAAGTTEIKSLPATEGNFTPPLDRLTPTASLLFFQAADVAHGTELWVSDGTSGGTRMVGDLTPGTDSSYPTHMTATGRGSVVFFLERYETGSARTRYELWASDGSAGGTSRVRDFGPDAEVSYLSGAANDTLRFFVRDLAGATSLWKTDGTSAGTVQVKRLTSGPNAFIKDARTTDGLTLFLLRQDSGLQELWKTDGTAGGTLRLASFGAARDVRLLGALGSTVYVTTTSLTTQYMVLYQVPLAGGNPMSVVSLPNDYTSLGEAFPVIDSVSIPPGGSKLFFSVIIGSNGPAPRDSQLWVTDGTAGGTVRLRRPLSLSDEYASPVYAVSDDLVFFSAYEADGGGIEPWVSNGSPSGTRKLRDVGVTPPTASSYPREFFQLGSRVYFSAYDDTEAGQLWSTQLNDACFAPQSQP comes from the coding sequence GTGAAGACCATCCTCCCGCCCTCGGACATCGGGATTCCGCGCTACGCGTCGAGCCCCGATGACTTCGTGAACTTCAAGGGCCAGCTGCACTTCGCGGTGAACTACGAGGATGGCAAGCGGGCGCTGTGGCGCAGCAACGGCACCGCGGCCGGGACCACCGAAATCAAGAGCCTCCCCGCCACGGAGGGGAACTTCACGCCGCCGCTCGACCGGCTCACGCCCACCGCGTCCCTGCTGTTCTTCCAGGCGGCGGACGTCGCGCATGGCACGGAGCTGTGGGTGAGCGATGGCACCTCGGGTGGCACCCGCATGGTGGGGGACCTGACGCCGGGCACGGACAGCTCGTATCCGACACACATGACGGCCACGGGCCGCGGCTCGGTGGTGTTCTTCCTGGAGCGCTACGAGACGGGCTCCGCGCGCACCCGGTACGAGCTGTGGGCGTCGGATGGCTCGGCGGGCGGCACGTCACGGGTGCGTGACTTCGGTCCGGACGCGGAGGTGAGCTACCTGTCCGGAGCCGCCAACGACACGCTGCGCTTCTTCGTGCGCGACCTGGCGGGGGCCACCAGCCTCTGGAAGACGGATGGCACGTCGGCGGGCACCGTCCAGGTCAAGCGGCTCACGTCGGGTCCCAATGCCTTCATCAAGGACGCGCGGACCACCGATGGGCTCACGCTCTTCCTCCTGCGTCAGGACTCCGGGCTCCAGGAGCTGTGGAAGACGGATGGCACGGCCGGCGGCACGCTGCGCCTGGCGTCCTTCGGCGCCGCCCGGGACGTGCGCCTGCTGGGCGCGCTGGGGTCGACCGTCTATGTGACCACGACGTCCCTGACGACGCAGTACATGGTCCTCTACCAGGTGCCTCTCGCGGGCGGCAACCCGATGTCTGTCGTCAGCCTGCCCAATGACTACACCTCGCTGGGCGAGGCGTTCCCCGTCATCGACAGCGTCAGCATTCCCCCGGGAGGCTCGAAGCTGTTCTTCTCCGTCATCATCGGCAGCAATGGTCCCGCGCCGCGCGACTCGCAGCTCTGGGTGACGGACGGCACCGCTGGGGGAACGGTGCGGCTGCGCCGGCCGCTGAGCCTCTCGGACGAGTACGCCTCGCCCGTGTATGCCGTGTCGGACGACCTGGTCTTCTTCAGCGCCTACGAGGCCGACGGCGGTGGCATCGAGCCGTGGGTGAGCAACGGCTCGCCGTCCGGGACGCGCAAGCTGCGGGACGTCGGCGTCACGCCGCCCACGGCCTCGTCCTACCCTCGTGAGTTCTTCCAGCTGGGCTCGCGGGTGTACTTCAGCGCGTATGACGACACCGAGGCGGGCCAGCTCTGGTCCACGCAGCTGAACGACGCGTGCTTCGCGCCGCAATCCCAGCCGTAG
- a CDS encoding leucine-rich repeat domain-containing protein: protein MKSFESRRAVLPLRKDRGSYRPVAVAPSPRVAALQRRAARLNPSPRVVAQAKLSASLSGRDAPAPVQVLASILLERVTRPVEMLLDGLCLMSPFIALTLLVARARGAAVGWILCVIDGGMGLLQLFGGGSAIAGAAILFAGVLTGFQPFKPRSLPPLISSPRLRHLRARHRKARCALASLVVARTPHPTKQEHHGSMTTQTTVTQWGKQTSAKEVWSRVEAVATPAWRERLSAYWKDLTEDTVLFHEGDLVADALDVGPRPLVVSGDVRLAGLLTDGHQADHTLLVVLGSLDVENVATVSAMFVAGDARIRGLLFGDSLGDDVFCVGGGLKARALVEQHHHLRAEGALDVEVLVGSKLTGKGEPRKRLEPHEALLPGAWTGEDEDDDGNVTDSTLDTRGLRAMLRAGKPVLADTKLGPVEKALAAAREKVARGEKAPRLSLAQKKLKVIPDEVFSLATLEGLTLDFNPIEAVPPRIGELKALRSLSLEDLPVTSLPEELGQLSALKKLSLRYCKNLTRLPESFAGLESLEELYLDAKGLETFPEVLTRLPKLKKLWWWRFFNTPPEKLRALVEGMGRMPKLTHAGFLQGELSQLPEDLSPLARLKQFKLGMDKAPESEVRRLEAALPPGRLHVGY, encoded by the coding sequence ATGAAGAGCTTCGAGTCGCGCCGCGCGGTGCTCCCCCTCCGAAAAGACAGGGGCTCCTATCGCCCTGTCGCCGTGGCGCCGTCCCCAAGGGTGGCCGCGCTCCAACGCAGGGCGGCCCGCCTCAACCCATCGCCGCGCGTGGTGGCGCAGGCGAAGCTCTCCGCGAGCCTCTCGGGGCGTGATGCGCCCGCGCCCGTCCAGGTGCTGGCCAGCATCCTCCTCGAGCGGGTGACCCGCCCTGTCGAGATGCTGTTGGACGGCCTGTGTTTGATGTCGCCTTTCATTGCGCTGACCCTGCTGGTGGCCAGGGCACGCGGCGCCGCGGTGGGCTGGATTCTGTGTGTCATCGATGGGGGCATGGGGCTGCTTCAGCTGTTCGGAGGTGGCAGTGCCATCGCCGGGGCCGCCATCCTGTTCGCGGGCGTTCTCACCGGTTTTCAGCCCTTCAAGCCGCGGAGCCTGCCGCCGCTCATCTCGTCCCCCCGACTGAGACACCTCCGCGCTCGCCACCGAAAGGCGCGCTGCGCCCTGGCATCACTCGTGGTAGCCAGGACCCCGCATCCGACGAAGCAGGAGCACCACGGGTCCATGACGACGCAGACGACGGTGACGCAGTGGGGGAAGCAGACCTCCGCGAAGGAGGTCTGGTCGAGGGTGGAGGCGGTGGCGACGCCCGCGTGGCGTGAGCGTCTGTCCGCCTACTGGAAGGACCTGACCGAGGACACGGTCCTCTTCCACGAGGGCGACCTGGTGGCGGACGCGCTGGACGTCGGCCCCAGGCCGCTGGTGGTCTCCGGCGATGTCCGGCTCGCGGGGCTGCTGACGGACGGGCACCAGGCGGACCACACGCTCCTGGTCGTGCTCGGGAGCCTGGACGTGGAGAACGTCGCCACGGTGTCAGCCATGTTCGTCGCGGGGGACGCGCGGATTCGCGGACTGCTCTTCGGCGACTCGCTCGGGGACGATGTCTTCTGTGTCGGCGGAGGGCTGAAGGCGAGGGCGCTCGTCGAGCAGCACCACCACCTCCGCGCGGAGGGCGCGCTCGACGTGGAGGTCCTCGTCGGAAGCAAGCTCACGGGCAAGGGCGAGCCGCGCAAGCGACTGGAGCCGCATGAAGCGCTGCTGCCGGGCGCGTGGACCGGCGAGGACGAGGATGACGACGGCAACGTCACCGACTCCACGCTGGACACCCGGGGCCTGCGGGCGATGTTGCGCGCGGGCAAGCCCGTGCTGGCGGACACGAAGCTCGGCCCGGTGGAGAAGGCGCTCGCGGCCGCGCGGGAGAAGGTGGCGCGCGGGGAGAAGGCTCCCAGGCTCTCGCTCGCGCAGAAGAAGCTGAAGGTGATTCCCGACGAGGTCTTCTCCCTCGCCACGCTCGAGGGGCTCACGCTGGACTTCAACCCCATCGAGGCCGTGCCACCGCGCATCGGTGAGCTCAAGGCGCTGCGCTCGCTCAGCCTCGAGGACCTGCCGGTGACGTCCCTTCCCGAGGAGCTGGGCCAGCTGTCCGCCCTCAAGAAGCTGAGCCTGCGCTACTGCAAGAACCTCACGCGCCTGCCGGAGTCGTTCGCCGGACTGGAGTCGCTGGAGGAGCTGTACCTCGACGCGAAGGGGCTGGAGACCTTCCCCGAGGTGCTCACCCGGCTGCCGAAGCTCAAGAAGCTCTGGTGGTGGCGCTTCTTCAACACGCCGCCGGAGAAGCTGCGGGCCCTGGTCGAGGGCATGGGCCGCATGCCCAAGCTCACCCACGCCGGGTTCCTGCAAGGCGAGCTGAGCCAGCTGCCGGAGGACCTGTCGCCGCTCGCCCGCCTCAAGCAGTTCAAGCTGGGCATGGACAAGGCGCCCGAGTCCGAGGTGCGCCGACTGGAGGCCGCGCTGCCCCCAGGGCGCCTGCACGTGGGGTACTGA
- a CDS encoding FUSC family protein, producing the protein MHRLWRHLRRFFRLQPGRPAWALGIRAALAVTIPYSLATLLGFKDAGWTGLTGLLVTLANPGGAYRGRARVMGAVAMLGALVGTVAALAGGRLWLDATLILVGVFVMTFARCYGDTAGSVGEKLAVIFVASLGAHAVEVDAALTRGGALLLGGGWAMLQSLVLWPVHPYRPSRRAIADVYLSLAAGARDLATLSREGASAETWAVATARHLPLRAKIEKARQTLATTRVGRADETLRGEHLLVLLELSEQLLGVLFALEQAMEVASPERGLGPVREEVARVCDWSADLSERVATVSLSPEAAAVYWPLFPTNGEELGRHGSWLRVVPVSVTELLTRLRGHCVAAQRAAMAMRRGDPVSLENAQALLPSDARRPLLQPLRANLHSRSVVLRHALRAGTVAAVALVLTRALGLGEAYWVVLSTIGILQPYSANTEERALQRVTGTLLGGTLAAVIATRVGSPLVLIVVIGVLTATSVSLLPLNFGAFQILLTPDFLLLATLSAGDWTVAENRALGVLLACVLALAGVWLLWPYPERRRFPDAAATVLLADGNYFRQVAASRDGREPRVSAARRDLGLALLDAEASFERLMAEYRGPAHRLEPAMALLTYSRRLAASVTALGEQKGVIASSEVLDVVAHKASGTLDALADSLRKGETPPPMPELPLRRIANDPVSGKLVERVPRQLEILHGAVEKLTVG; encoded by the coding sequence ATGCACCGTCTGTGGCGTCACCTCCGGAGATTCTTTCGTCTCCAGCCGGGCCGACCCGCCTGGGCGTTGGGGATTCGCGCGGCGCTGGCCGTCACGATTCCGTACTCGCTCGCCACGCTGCTGGGCTTCAAGGACGCTGGATGGACGGGGCTCACGGGATTGCTCGTGACGCTGGCGAACCCGGGCGGCGCGTACCGGGGGCGGGCGAGGGTGATGGGGGCCGTGGCGATGCTCGGCGCGCTGGTGGGCACCGTCGCGGCGCTGGCGGGAGGGCGGCTGTGGCTGGATGCCACGTTGATACTGGTGGGCGTCTTCGTGATGACCTTCGCGCGGTGCTACGGCGACACGGCGGGCTCGGTGGGGGAGAAGCTCGCGGTCATCTTCGTGGCGTCGCTGGGGGCGCACGCGGTGGAGGTGGACGCGGCGCTGACGCGCGGAGGCGCGCTGCTGTTGGGCGGAGGCTGGGCGATGCTCCAGTCGCTGGTGCTCTGGCCGGTGCATCCCTATCGCCCCTCGCGCCGGGCCATCGCGGACGTGTACCTGTCGCTGGCGGCGGGCGCGAGGGACCTGGCGACGCTGTCGCGTGAGGGCGCCTCGGCGGAGACGTGGGCGGTGGCGACGGCGCGGCATCTGCCCCTGCGCGCGAAAATCGAGAAGGCGCGCCAGACGCTGGCGACCACGCGGGTGGGGCGCGCGGACGAGACGCTGCGCGGCGAGCACCTGCTGGTGCTGTTGGAGCTGAGCGAGCAGCTGCTCGGTGTGCTGTTCGCCCTGGAGCAGGCGATGGAGGTGGCCAGCCCCGAGCGCGGGCTCGGTCCGGTGCGCGAGGAGGTGGCGCGGGTGTGTGATTGGTCCGCGGACCTCTCGGAGCGGGTGGCCACGGTGTCGCTCTCCCCGGAGGCGGCGGCCGTCTACTGGCCCTTGTTCCCCACCAACGGCGAGGAACTGGGGCGACACGGCTCCTGGCTGCGGGTGGTCCCCGTCTCGGTGACGGAGTTGCTCACGCGCCTGCGCGGCCATTGCGTGGCGGCGCAGCGGGCGGCCATGGCCATGCGGCGTGGGGACCCGGTGTCGCTGGAGAACGCCCAGGCGTTGCTCCCCTCCGACGCGCGCCGGCCGCTGCTGCAGCCCTTGCGCGCGAACCTGCACTCGCGCTCGGTGGTGCTGCGCCATGCGCTGCGCGCGGGGACGGTGGCCGCGGTGGCGCTGGTGCTCACGCGCGCGTTGGGGTTGGGGGAGGCGTACTGGGTGGTGCTCTCCACCATCGGAATCCTGCAGCCCTACTCGGCGAACACGGAGGAGCGCGCGCTCCAGCGCGTCACGGGCACGCTGCTGGGGGGGACGCTCGCGGCGGTGATTGCCACGCGGGTGGGCTCGCCGCTGGTGCTCATCGTGGTGATTGGCGTGCTGACGGCGACCTCCGTGTCGTTGCTGCCCCTCAACTTCGGCGCCTTCCAGATTCTGCTCACCCCGGACTTCCTCCTGCTGGCGACGCTGAGCGCGGGGGACTGGACGGTGGCGGAGAACCGGGCCCTGGGCGTGCTGCTGGCGTGTGTGCTGGCCTTGGCGGGGGTGTGGCTGTTGTGGCCCTACCCGGAGCGGCGGCGCTTCCCGGACGCGGCGGCGACGGTGCTGCTCGCGGATGGGAACTACTTCCGCCAGGTGGCGGCGAGCCGGGATGGACGCGAGCCCCGGGTGAGCGCGGCGCGCAGGGACTTGGGCCTGGCGCTGCTCGACGCGGAGGCGTCCTTCGAGCGGCTGATGGCCGAGTATCGGGGCCCCGCGCACCGGCTGGAGCCCGCCATGGCGTTGTTGACGTACTCGCGCAGGCTGGCAGCCTCGGTGACGGCGCTGGGGGAGCAGAAGGGCGTGATTGCCTCCTCGGAGGTGCTGGACGTGGTCGCGCACAAGGCGAGCGGCACGCTGGATGCGCTGGCGGACTCGCTGCGCAAGGGCGAGACGCCCCCGCCGATGCCCGAGCTGCCTCTGCGCCGCATCGCGAATGACCCGGTGTCGGGGAAGCTGGTGGAGCGGGTGCCGCGCCAGCTGGAAATCCTCCACGGCGCGGTGGAGAAGCTCACGGTCGGCTGA
- a CDS encoding DUF2515 family protein: protein MSPINELNRRRQPVVRPPEPPPEKTPAQAKPATPNRLLRDDSLFEKPGAKPRLELNPQVTLAESPATPPKGGRLDIQAISNMTDPVARNKAITDGYYQLSNDMAGLLGKENANWATFGVWASKQAGVSIRQEDLPKVFMDQLKNSNAWASGLTAGALSVLSPVAPLLVEGLKVPIRDALNRVSDAIADGNKKLFQDIAPEFQRFTETFKGDTKYDAAKVEKYLADFPPGKENLKAAFSDYAKAMFESDPNKKAELMLAANNRVGVHEQSLIQGEVDRALNAPLKETFRPIAEGIVDGFGNALPFPGNLAYKGAEATGLVDKALDGVVDALAGQFRQFATEHMMKIGLPNGSLSLGDDITPGNQGAFPEHLRTIESGELNRLLGQYDKTPNSLKGSSANDWSKFDQRMNYIVDLFRSRQSDPSLFNAP, encoded by the coding sequence ATGAGCCCCATCAACGAACTGAACCGTCGTCGCCAGCCCGTCGTCCGTCCGCCCGAGCCGCCGCCGGAGAAGACTCCCGCTCAGGCGAAGCCGGCCACGCCGAACCGCCTGCTGCGAGACGACTCCCTGTTCGAGAAGCCGGGGGCGAAGCCGCGCCTGGAGTTGAATCCCCAGGTGACGTTGGCCGAGAGCCCCGCGACGCCCCCCAAGGGCGGCCGGCTGGACATCCAGGCCATCTCCAACATGACGGACCCGGTGGCGCGCAACAAGGCCATCACGGATGGCTATTACCAGCTGTCCAATGACATGGCGGGGCTGCTCGGCAAGGAGAACGCCAACTGGGCCACCTTCGGTGTCTGGGCTTCCAAGCAGGCCGGGGTGAGCATCCGCCAGGAGGACCTGCCCAAGGTCTTCATGGACCAGCTCAAGAATAGCAACGCCTGGGCCAGTGGCCTGACGGCCGGCGCGCTGTCGGTGCTCAGTCCGGTGGCGCCGCTGTTGGTGGAGGGGCTGAAGGTCCCCATCCGGGACGCGCTCAACCGCGTCAGTGACGCCATCGCGGACGGCAACAAGAAGCTGTTCCAGGACATCGCCCCGGAGTTCCAGCGCTTCACGGAGACCTTCAAGGGCGACACGAAGTACGACGCGGCCAAGGTGGAGAAGTACCTGGCGGACTTCCCGCCCGGGAAGGAGAACCTCAAGGCGGCCTTCTCCGACTACGCCAAGGCGATGTTCGAGAGCGACCCGAACAAGAAGGCGGAGCTGATGCTGGCCGCCAACAACCGGGTGGGCGTGCACGAGCAGTCGCTCATCCAGGGCGAGGTGGACCGCGCGCTCAACGCGCCGCTCAAGGAGACCTTCCGCCCCATCGCCGAGGGCATCGTGGATGGCTTCGGCAACGCGCTGCCGTTCCCCGGCAACCTCGCCTACAAGGGTGCGGAGGCGACGGGCCTGGTGGACAAGGCCCTCGACGGCGTGGTGGATGCGCTGGCCGGTCAGTTCCGCCAGTTCGCGACCGAGCACATGATGAAGATTGGCCTGCCCAATGGCTCGCTCAGCCTGGGCGACGACATCACCCCGGGCAACCAGGGCGCCTTCCCCGAGCACCTGCGTACGATTGAGAGCGGGGAGCTCAACCGGCTGCTGGGCCAGTACGACAAGACGCCCAACTCCCTCAAGGGCTCGTCGGCCAATGACTGGTCGAAGTTCGACCAGCGCATGAACTACATCGTCGACCTGTTCCGCTCCCGCCAGAGCGACCCGAGCCTCTTCAACGCGCCCTGA
- a CDS encoding immunity 52 family protein, giving the protein MRPGPWLLGVVLVVTGCAGGDAFSRGGAHSSNVLGWWETRGGRLVRVPPWCEGRAAGRGEFADAQACLPAPEDTAGEGRDAGAIATSSSHRDSVTTTPKAGTFVGWIMYLSRRGGAVPPLPAPVRVEPVDDKGTLIVLTPERFTVRNPEHVALAERVRELLDEAGLLKPLQAQPSRRRSASRQRLQVASVTLDLGDRLACSAARMTLDSMRPDSNPGRWKPVFQA; this is encoded by the coding sequence ATGCGTCCGGGTCCTTGGCTCCTTGGCGTCGTCCTCGTCGTCACGGGCTGTGCCGGGGGCGACGCGTTCTCTCGCGGGGGCGCACACTCCAGCAACGTGCTGGGGTGGTGGGAGACGCGTGGCGGGAGGCTCGTGAGGGTTCCGCCCTGGTGCGAGGGGCGCGCTGCCGGTCGCGGGGAGTTCGCTGACGCCCAGGCATGCCTCCCGGCTCCTGAAGACACTGCTGGCGAAGGACGTGACGCTGGGGCCATCGCCACGTCCTCCAGCCACAGGGATTCGGTGACGACGACCCCGAAGGCGGGAACATTCGTGGGGTGGATCATGTACCTGTCTCGCCGCGGAGGCGCCGTGCCGCCACTCCCAGCGCCCGTGCGCGTCGAGCCGGTGGACGACAAGGGAACCCTCATCGTCCTCACGCCCGAGCGCTTCACGGTCCGCAATCCGGAGCACGTGGCGCTGGCCGAGCGGGTGCGTGAGTTGCTCGACGAGGCGGGCCTGTTGAAGCCGCTCCAAGCCCAACCCTCGCGACGTCGCAGCGCTTCGCGGCAGCGCCTGCAGGTCGCCAGTGTCACCCTGGACCTGGGGGACAGGCTCGCCTGCTCCGCTGCCCGGATGACCCTGGATTCCATGCGTCCGGACTCCAATCCGGGGCGCTGGAAACCAGTGTTCCAGGCATAG
- a CDS encoding DUF3325 family protein: MATSTLLMVLGLAVLRGVALPDGLNRHRGWVRALGALCVAASVVFAVRAQGWGVGLTCAVVLAMLVTPVLALVVPLWPRATRFVWPVCALGLAGLWLGGA; the protein is encoded by the coding sequence ATGGCGACATCGACCCTGCTGATGGTGCTGGGCCTCGCCGTGCTCCGTGGCGTCGCGCTTCCGGACGGACTGAATCGTCACCGAGGATGGGTCAGGGCGCTGGGCGCGCTGTGCGTGGCGGCGTCGGTGGTGTTCGCGGTGCGGGCGCAGGGGTGGGGCGTGGGGCTGACGTGCGCGGTGGTGCTGGCCATGCTGGTGACGCCGGTGCTGGCGCTGGTGGTGCCGCTGTGGCCCCGGGCGACGCGCTTCGTGTGGCCGGTGTGCGCGCTGGGGCTCGCGGGCCTGTGGCTGGGAGGCGCCTGA
- a CDS encoding PepSY-associated TM helix domain-containing protein, producing MKLSPRAYEILWDAHAWAGVLSSLVLFVTFFLGAFALFAEELSPWQEPTFRAPVAVSEARAVELAQQLAEAETAAHPVWFGISLPTSEEPWLRLWRMTPDGAIKPLWVDPVSGRQLGERSDLGEFLNAMHFLEPIPGGAHLTGIASGVLVLLIGTGLLLQLGRMVRELVQFRPKASRRVIWSDAHKVIGVITAPFLLVFALTGGILWLDDWFDPAVVKTSLNGDPKAHERIVDWPSAPAAAGRDAGAPDLAHALAMAKQRFPQSEHSHFFFDHLGDENGTVHLPGEREGTLHAFTHVRVSRTGELLWARETGGGTVFSRVMDPLYGLHFATWASFPAKVLYALLAFVSAFGILAGNLLWLERRRAKGQSRFDTVLAKLTSGFCAGLALAVGGVFMANQLLPAQLPQRPFWEHTVFLATWALSIGGAWLDASPARHARRLLWGASVLLFLVPLVDAARTGRLPFASGSSHLLATELGLFALVLVLVGAAGVIRRLQRPPVLPSTVPVDPEAPAPVPT from the coding sequence GTGAAGCTGTCGCCTCGCGCCTACGAGATCCTCTGGGACGCGCACGCCTGGGCGGGCGTGTTGTCGTCGCTGGTTCTGTTCGTGACGTTCTTCCTGGGCGCGTTCGCGCTGTTCGCGGAGGAGCTGTCCCCCTGGCAGGAGCCCACGTTCCGAGCGCCCGTGGCCGTGTCGGAGGCGCGAGCCGTGGAGCTCGCGCAGCAACTGGCCGAGGCGGAGACCGCGGCGCACCCGGTCTGGTTCGGCATCTCCCTGCCCACGTCCGAGGAGCCCTGGCTGCGGCTTTGGCGCATGACTCCGGACGGGGCCATCAAGCCGCTCTGGGTGGACCCGGTGTCCGGGCGTCAGCTCGGAGAGCGCAGTGACCTGGGCGAGTTCCTCAACGCGATGCACTTCCTGGAGCCCATCCCCGGCGGCGCGCACCTGACGGGCATCGCCTCCGGGGTGCTGGTGCTGCTCATCGGCACCGGGCTGCTGCTCCAACTGGGCCGCATGGTGCGCGAGCTCGTGCAGTTCCGCCCCAAGGCCTCGCGGCGGGTCATCTGGTCCGACGCGCACAAGGTGATTGGCGTCATCACCGCGCCCTTCCTGCTCGTCTTCGCGTTGACCGGCGGCATCCTCTGGCTGGACGACTGGTTCGACCCCGCCGTGGTGAAGACGTCGCTGAATGGCGACCCGAAGGCGCATGAGCGCATCGTGGACTGGCCCTCGGCGCCCGCCGCCGCGGGACGCGACGCCGGCGCGCCGGACCTGGCGCACGCGCTGGCGATGGCGAAGCAGCGCTTCCCTCAATCCGAACACAGCCACTTCTTCTTCGACCACCTGGGGGACGAGAACGGCACCGTCCACCTGCCAGGGGAGCGCGAGGGCACGCTCCATGCCTTCACCCACGTGCGGGTGTCTCGCACGGGGGAGCTGCTGTGGGCCCGTGAGACGGGCGGCGGGACGGTGTTCTCGCGGGTGATGGACCCGCTGTATGGCCTGCACTTCGCCACCTGGGCCAGCTTCCCCGCCAAGGTGCTCTACGCCCTGCTGGCCTTCGTCTCCGCGTTCGGCATCCTCGCGGGCAACCTGCTGTGGCTGGAGCGCCGGCGCGCGAAGGGGCAGAGCCGCTTCGACACGGTGCTCGCGAAGCTCACCTCGGGCTTCTGCGCGGGGCTCGCGCTCGCGGTGGGCGGCGTGTTCATGGCCAACCAGCTGTTGCCCGCGCAGCTGCCCCAGCGGCCCTTCTGGGAGCACACCGTGTTCCTCGCCACCTGGGCCCTGTCCATCGGCGGCGCCTGGCTGGACGCCTCGCCCGCGAGGCACGCGCGCCGGCTGCTCTGGGGCGCGAGCGTGCTGCTGTTCCTCGTGCCCCTCGTCGACGCGGCGCGGACCGGGCGGCTGCCCTTCGCCTCCGGCTCCTCGCACCTGCTGGCGACGGAGCTGGGTCTGTTCGCCCTGGTCCTGGTGCTCGTGGGGGCCGCGGGCGTCATCCGCCGCCTCCAGCGCCCCCCGGTCCTTCCCTCCACTGTACCGGTCGACCCGGAGGCCCCCGCCCCCGTGCCGACCTGA
- a CDS encoding MxcI has protein sequence MSPFRRFATASAATSLLLSTTLVGCGDDDEKKPDPTPTEKPAYSLATTVSQTGGAVTYVSLFDSLDVTSLDLTKASEHSGYATIGAVEGQLFVGDGEKPEISRYTVGDDGSLVAAGRISFANYGFTASAPLYLNQFVDSTRAYMSLEESRRVVWNPTTMQISGTAEAPGLVREREGLVVKTGFDRARVTRGNDVFQAFYWTDGNYFDFLPTSQIAVYSKTNDSLVKLLDAPCPGLDVATQDEAGNLYFSNWVFSSAAPLLKEGAPDTCVVRIKAGETEIDTAWTRSLSSLVGGRQTAAFRYLGNDVGVVAVFHDENVDITPTTAPTVISGGLHWKLWRVNLATNSAAPIDELGFIAGGYYAFTLEGRTFLLLPTADYARTAIWELGVSGTPVKRFEVQGWAYQFLQVR, from the coding sequence ATGAGTCCGTTCCGCCGTTTCGCCACGGCTTCCGCCGCCACCTCGCTGCTGCTCTCCACCACCCTGGTGGGCTGCGGTGACGACGACGAGAAGAAGCCGGACCCGACGCCCACGGAGAAGCCCGCCTACAGCCTGGCCACGACCGTCTCCCAGACGGGCGGCGCCGTCACGTACGTGAGCCTCTTCGACTCGCTGGACGTCACCAGCCTGGACCTCACCAAGGCCAGCGAGCACTCCGGCTACGCCACCATCGGCGCCGTCGAGGGCCAGCTCTTCGTCGGCGACGGCGAGAAGCCGGAGATCTCCCGCTACACCGTGGGCGATGACGGCTCGCTGGTGGCCGCGGGCCGCATCAGCTTCGCCAACTATGGCTTCACGGCCTCGGCGCCGCTCTACCTGAATCAGTTCGTCGACTCGACGCGCGCGTACATGTCGCTGGAGGAGTCGCGCCGCGTGGTGTGGAACCCCACGACGATGCAGATCTCCGGCACCGCCGAGGCGCCGGGCCTGGTGCGTGAGCGCGAGGGCCTGGTGGTGAAGACGGGCTTCGACCGCGCCCGCGTCACGCGTGGCAACGACGTGTTCCAGGCGTTCTACTGGACCGACGGCAACTACTTCGACTTCCTGCCCACCTCGCAGATCGCCGTCTACTCGAAGACGAACGACAGCCTGGTGAAGCTCCTGGACGCGCCCTGCCCGGGGCTCGACGTGGCGACGCAGGACGAGGCCGGCAACCTCTACTTCAGCAACTGGGTGTTCAGCAGCGCGGCCCCCCTGCTCAAGGAAGGCGCGCCCGACACGTGCGTGGTGCGCATCAAGGCGGGTGAGACGGAGATCGACACCGCGTGGACGCGCTCGCTGTCCTCGCTGGTGGGCGGCCGTCAGACGGCGGCGTTCCGCTACCTGGGCAACGACGTGGGCGTGGTCGCCGTCTTCCACGACGAGAACGTGGACATCACCCCGACGACGGCGCCCACCGTCATCTCCGGCGGCCTGCACTGGAAGCTCTGGCGCGTGAACCTGGCGACCAACTCCGCGGCGCCCATCGACGAGCTGGGCTTCATCGCGGGCGGCTACTACGCCTTCACCCTCGAGGGCCGCACCTTCCTGCTGCTGCCCACCGCCGACTACGCCCGCACGGCCATCTGGGAGCTGGGCGTCAGCGGCACCCCGGTGAAGCGCTTCGAGGTGCAGGGCTGGGCGTACCAGTTCCTCCAGGTGCGCTGA